One genomic region from Entelurus aequoreus isolate RoL-2023_Sb linkage group LG14, RoL_Eaeq_v1.1, whole genome shotgun sequence encodes:
- the LOC133664586 gene encoding uncharacterized protein LOC133664586 gives MCERTIAKYEEELCPTKEEKERQHQLLEAYYKKHHQVVLHRTDIQQPPHIKEEEEDPQPPHIKEEEEEVWITQEGECLVGLTGVSVKTEEHEDKPPESSQLHHSPEHLLPEEEEWSFRKEQGLPQLSHIKDEDDAPETLHYKKEEKDLLTYHIKDEEKEHSISQDGEHFEGLKEFPVSGVPVKSEDDEVKGESEEKREAEPPSSSSTQHMTTEADGDHHTCQPSQIFRETPEFQCLSRKSPGTTILPNISQFPAGQQYWGLAYIARPLQVHADLSEDSLSSRPLFLHINGVPAQSPNNTYSFWRVQNCTHNKEETKQKNKEETVMATTSKKKKYACQFQNDWKQEFQFIQDSSKGEGYAACKFCRSDFSIEHGGRMDIVTHEQSEKHKAAATQHQSQPSVMGHLAKWRPEGVTYAETKMAMLIAASNIPFSFADVFNKSVKDMFPDSEIARQYSNCRTRATQIMKGAIAPELDKEVIKLCQNQPFVLMCNESTSRNTDKEFVILARVCDPKTQEVVTRFLHMPVCNIGTTQNLFESLNTVLSDRKIDWRNVVAFNSDNGSVMKGMHNSVVSRIKDMQPSLIDMGCICHLVQLATGCGIKALCQPLEDILSSIYAHFDISANRCEILREFVEFTDSETLKILRYCETRWLSLLTCINRVLNQWDALQAYFASHEDVEKPGKVKMLAEHLTSKKTKFFFLFLSQALKPLAKFNVMFQAEGVMVHRLHREMTSLVRRLMGRFLPASLIADVPLKDIKFKDASLQLPDSELFPGAAAQSLLEDNMDELSSSVPMMIKAVRDFFVAVTTKMMTAFPLDNIVLQNLTVLDPESRHQFSPNSVIELGKSLPQLRLDLDNLREEVVEYQVLGREDLPQEARIDRFWAMLGRDGRFHTLVHLMKALLCVPHSNASSERVFSMVRKIVTENRTRMDNSTLNSLLSCKLNFTDAAHTYAPSKAVLLAAEHCTFEYNNE, from the exons acatCCAGCAGCctcctcacattaaagaggaggaggaggatccacagcccccccacattaaagaggaagaggaggaagtgtggatcactcaggagggagagtgtcttgtaGGGCTGACtggtgtctctgtgaagactgaagagcacgaagacaaaccacctgagtcctcacagcttcatcacagtccag aacatctcCTACCTGAGGAAGAGGAGTGGAGCTTCAGGAAGGAGCAGGGATTGCCACAGCTCTCCCACATTAAAGATGAAGACGATGCACCAGAGACCCTTCACTATAAAAAGGAAGAGAAGGACCTGCTGACTTACCACATTAAAGATGAAGAGAAGGAACACAGTATCAGTCAAGATGGAGAGCATTTTGAAGGACTGAAGGAGTTCCCAGTgtctggtgtccctgtgaagagtgaagatgatgaggtcaaaggtgaaagtgaggagaagagagaggcggagcctccaagcagcagctcaacacaacacatgacaacagaagctgatggagaccaccatacttgccaaccctcccaaattttccgggagactcccgaatttcagtgcctctcccgaaaatctcccgggacaaccattctcccgaatatctcccaatttccagccggacaacaatattgggggcttgCCTATATAGCACGCCCgctccaggtccatgcggacctgagtgaggacagcctgtcgtcacgtccacttttcctccatataaacggcgtgccggcccagtcacctaATAACACCTacagcttttggagagtgcagaactgcacacacaacaaggaggagacgaagcagaagaacaaagaagagacagtcatggcgacgacgagtaagaagaagaagtacgcttgccagttccaaaatgattggaaacaagaatttcagttcatccaggacagctcgaagggggaggggtatgctgcctgcaaattttgtagatcagacttctccattgaacacggtggccgaatggatatagtcactcatgaacagtcagagaagcacaaggcggcggcaacgcagcaccAGTCACAGCCCAgtgttatgggccaccttgctaaatggagacccgagggtgtaacatatgccgagacaaagatggctatgctgatagctgcaagcaacatcccgttctcatttgcggacgttttcaacaaatccgtgaaggatatgttcccggattcagagatcgctcgccagtactcaaattgCAGAACAAGGGCTACCCAGAtaatgaaag GTGCCATTGCCCCGGAATTGGACAAGGAAGTGATCAAACTGTGCCAAAACCAACCCTTTGTTCTGATGTGTAATGAAAGCACAAGCAGAAACACGGATAaa gagTTTGTGATATTGGCCAGGGTTTGCGATCCGAAAACTCAGGAGGTGGTGACGAGGTTTCTGCACATGCCAGTGTGCAACATTGGCACAACACAGAACCTCTTTGAGTCACTGAACACAGTGCTAAG TGACAGAAAAATTGACTGGAGAAACGTTGTGGCATTTAATAGTGATAATGGCAGTGTCATGAAGGGGATGCACAATTCTGTTGTCAGTAGAATCAAAGACATGCAGCCATCCCTAATTGACATGGGATGCATCTGtcatctggtccagctggccacagGATGTGGCATTAAGGCTCTATGCCAGCCTCTTGAAGACATCCTCAGCAGTATATATGCTCACTTTGACATCAG TGCCAATCGTTGTGAAATCCTCAGAGAGTTTGTGGAGTTCACAGACTCAGAAACTCTGAAGATACTCCGATACTGTGAAACCAGGTGGCTCAGCCTGCTGACTTGCATAAACCGGGTGCTCAACCAGTGGGATGCACTGCAGGCATATTTTGCCAGTCATGAGGATGTGGAGAAACCTGGCAAGGTGAAGATGCTGGCAGAGCATTTAACCAGCAAGAAGACAaagttcttcttcctcttcctctcccaGGCTCTGAAACCACTGGCAAagttcaatgttatgtttcag GCTGAAGGAGTGATGGTTCATAGGCTGCACCGGGAGATGACCAGCCTGGTGAGAAGATTAATGGGAAGATTTCTCCCTGCCAGCCTTATTGCTGATGTCCCACTGAAGGACATCAAGTTCAAGGATGCCAGCCTACAGTTGCCAGACAGCGAACTCTTTCCTGGAGCAGCTGCACAAAGCCTCTTGGAGGACAACATGGATGAACTTTCCTCCTCTGTCCCAATGATGATCAA GGCAGTGAGAGACTTCTTTGTAGCTGTGACCACAAAGATGATGACTGCATTCCCCCTCGACAACATCGTCCTCCAAAACCTGACCGTGTTGGACCCAGAGTCACGACATCAATTTTCCCCAAACTCAG TTATAGAGCTAGGGAAGAGTCttccgcagctgcgattggacctggataacctccgggaagaagtagtggagtaccaagtgcttggcagggaagatcttcctcaggaagcaaggattgaccggttttgggccatgctagggagagatggaagattccacactctggtgcatttgatgaaggcacttttgtgcgtgccacacagcaatgcatcatcagagagggtattcagcatggttagaaagatagtgacagagaatagaacgaggatggacaattcaaccctaaactcactcctttcctgcaaattaaatttcacagatgctgcccatacatatgctccttcaaaggctgtgctactggctgcagagCATTGCACTTTcgaatacaacaatgagtag